One Oscillospiraceae bacterium genomic region harbors:
- a CDS encoding phosphoglycerate kinase: MGLGKKTIDDENYAGKRVLVRCDFNVPMKDGVITNDNRINAALPTIKKLINDGAKVILCSHLGKPKNGPEAKFSLAPVAVRLSEKLGQPVTFADDDTVVGENAKAAVATMGNGDVVLLQNTRFRKEETKNEPAFSEELASLADAYVDDAFGSCHRAHCSTAGVTDYIKDTAVGYLMEKEIKYLGNAVNDPERPFTAILGGAKVADKLNVISNLLEKVDTLIIGGGMAYTFLKAQGYEIGKSLCDDSKLDYCKEMMAKAQEKGVKLLLPVDAACIKDFPDPIDAPVETVIVPVDAIPADQEGCDIGPETMKLFADAVKASKTVVWNGPMGVFENPTLAAGTLAVAKAMAESDATTVIGGGDSAAAVQQMGLGDKMTHISTGGGASLEYLEGKELPGIAVIQKA, from the coding sequence ATGGGTTTGGGTAAAAAGACCATTGACGATGAAAACTACGCTGGTAAGCGCGTGCTGGTTCGCTGCGACTTCAACGTCCCGATGAAGGACGGCGTGATCACCAATGACAACCGTATCAACGCGGCTCTGCCGACCATCAAAAAGCTGATCAATGATGGCGCCAAGGTCATTCTGTGCAGCCACCTGGGCAAGCCGAAGAACGGCCCCGAGGCCAAGTTCAGCCTGGCCCCTGTTGCTGTCCGCCTGAGCGAGAAGCTGGGCCAGCCCGTCACCTTTGCTGACGATGACACCGTTGTCGGCGAGAACGCCAAGGCTGCTGTTGCCACCATGGGCAACGGCGATGTTGTTCTGCTGCAGAACACCCGTTTCCGCAAGGAAGAGACCAAGAATGAGCCCGCTTTCAGCGAGGAGCTGGCCAGCCTGGCCGATGCTTACGTGGATGACGCTTTCGGCTCCTGCCATCGCGCCCACTGCTCCACCGCCGGTGTTACCGACTACATTAAGGATACCGCTGTCGGCTACCTGATGGAAAAGGAGATCAAGTACCTGGGCAACGCAGTGAACGATCCCGAGCGTCCCTTCACCGCCATTCTGGGCGGCGCTAAGGTCGCTGATAAGCTGAACGTTATCTCCAACTTGCTGGAAAAGGTCGACACCCTGATCATCGGCGGCGGCATGGCCTACACCTTCCTGAAGGCCCAGGGCTACGAGATCGGCAAGAGCCTGTGCGATGACTCCAAGCTGGATTACTGCAAGGAAATGATGGCTAAGGCCCAGGAGAAGGGCGTTAAGCTGCTGCTGCCCGTTGATGCTGCCTGCATCAAAGACTTCCCTGATCCCATCGATGCCCCTGTCGAGACCGTCATTGTTCCTGTTGACGCTATCCCGGCTGACCAGGAAGGCTGCGACATCGGCCCCGAGACCATGAAGCTGTTCGCTGATGCCGTCAAGGCCAGCAAAACCGTTGTCTGGAACGGCCCCATGGGCGTCTTCGAGAACCCGACCCTGGCTGCCGGCACCCTGGCTGTTGCCAAGGCTATGGCTGAGAGCGACGCTACCACCGTGATCGGCGGCGGCGACAGCGCTGCAGCTGTCCAGCAGATGGGCCTGGGCGACAAGATGA
- a CDS encoding ZIP family metal transporter has protein sequence MLMQCLPGILIPFAGTTLGSACVFFMKKTLHEGVQRALTGFAAGVMVAASIWSLLIPAMEQSKGLGRLAFIPAAVGFWLGIGFLLLLDMAVPHLHQGADTPEGPHSGFSRTTMLVLAVTLHNIPEGMAVGVVYAGYLTGSASITAMGALALSLGIAIQNFPEGAIISMPLKAEGMSRGRAFWAGTLSGAVEPVGALFTIWAAGLVVPALPYLLSFAAGAMIYVVVEELIPEMSQGEHSNVGTICFALGFSVMMVLDVALG, from the coding sequence ATGCTAATGCAATGTTTACCCGGTATCCTTATCCCCTTTGCCGGTACTACGCTGGGGTCCGCCTGCGTATTTTTCATGAAAAAAACGCTGCACGAAGGTGTGCAGCGCGCTTTAACCGGCTTTGCCGCCGGGGTCATGGTAGCGGCGTCGATCTGGAGTTTGCTCATCCCCGCCATGGAGCAGTCCAAGGGCCTGGGGCGGCTGGCGTTCATCCCCGCCGCCGTGGGCTTCTGGCTGGGCATCGGCTTTTTGCTGCTGCTGGATATGGCGGTGCCTCATCTGCACCAGGGTGCCGACACTCCCGAAGGCCCCCACAGCGGCTTTTCCCGCACCACGATGCTGGTGCTGGCCGTCACGCTGCACAACATCCCTGAGGGCATGGCCGTCGGCGTGGTGTACGCGGGTTACTTAACGGGCAGTGCGTCTATCACGGCGATGGGTGCACTGGCGCTGTCCCTGGGCATTGCCATCCAGAACTTTCCCGAGGGCGCTATCATTTCGATGCCTCTGAAAGCCGAGGGCATGAGCCGCGGCCGGGCGTTCTGGGCGGGTACGCTGTCCGGTGCCGTGGAGCCAGTGGGCGCACTGTTTACCATCTGGGCCGCCGGGCTGGTGGTGCCTGCCCTGCCCTACCTGCTCAGCTTTGCCGCCGGGGCCATGATCTACGTCGTGGTCGAGGAGCTGATCCCCGAAATGTCCCAGGGCGAGCACTCCAACGTCGGCACCATCTGCTTTGCGCTGGGATTCAGCGTGATGATGGTGCTGGATGTGGCGCTGGGGTGA